The Immundisolibacter cernigliae genome has a window encoding:
- the bphD gene encoding 2-hydroxy-6-oxo-6-phenylhexa-2,4-dienoate hydrolase — protein sequence MADLTDASTSKSATVTEGNLSGFKIHYNDAGQGDVVIMLHGGGPGATGWSNFNRNIGSFVDAGYRVILPDCPGFGKSDEIVSDVQRGLLNAQAVKGLIDGLGIGKVHLIGNSMGGATALNFALEYPDRLDKLILMGPGGLGPSLVQPNPQEGIKRMMRLYAQPTWENFNAMLEVFVFDQNALTEDLRKGRWANIEGNLRHLENFVTSFQRASLAAWDVSHRVPTIKHRTLVTWGRDDRFVPLDHGLKLINLLQDAQLHVFSRCGHWVQFEHAAAFNRLVLDFLAN from the coding sequence ATGGCCGACCTGACCGACGCGTCCACCAGCAAATCCGCCACCGTCACCGAGGGCAACCTCAGCGGTTTCAAGATTCATTACAACGATGCCGGCCAGGGCGACGTGGTCATCATGCTGCACGGCGGCGGACCAGGCGCCACCGGCTGGAGCAACTTCAACCGCAACATCGGCTCGTTCGTGGACGCCGGGTACCGGGTGATCCTGCCGGACTGCCCGGGCTTCGGTAAGTCCGACGAGATCGTGTCGGACGTGCAGCGCGGCCTGCTGAACGCGCAGGCGGTCAAGGGACTGATTGACGGCCTGGGAATCGGCAAGGTGCACCTGATCGGCAACTCCATGGGCGGCGCCACGGCGCTGAACTTCGCGCTCGAATACCCGGACCGCCTGGACAAGCTGATCCTCATGGGCCCGGGCGGCCTGGGGCCGAGCCTGGTGCAGCCGAACCCGCAGGAAGGCATCAAGCGGATGATGCGCCTGTATGCCCAGCCGACCTGGGAGAACTTCAACGCCATGCTCGAGGTGTTCGTGTTCGACCAGAACGCGTTGACCGAAGACCTGCGCAAGGGCCGCTGGGCCAACATCGAGGGCAACCTGCGGCATCTGGAGAACTTCGTCACCAGCTTTCAGCGCGCGTCCTTGGCCGCCTGGGATGTCAGCCATCGGGTGCCGACGATCAAGCACCGCACTCTGGTCACCTGGGGGCGCGATGACCGCTTCGTGCCGCTCGACCACGGCCTGAAGCTGATCAACCTGCTGCAGGACGCGCAGCTGCACGTGTTCTCGCGCTGCGGGCACTGGGTGCAGTTCGAGCACGCCGCGGCCTTCAACCGCCTGGTGCTGGACTTCCTGGCGAACTGA
- a CDS encoding aromatic ring-hydroxylating oxygenase subunit alpha, translated as MNSPANLNPRPFAPRYPQLGTGPVPVSTAVDPAFFELERERIFRGMWVNLILREEDLPKPGDYFVRYLEAQGASILVVRGDDGKLRAFHNVCTHRGNQVAEEGAGHCKGFQCNFHGWTFDTRGRLAFVTDEQRFHNLDKSALGLPAVHLDTWRGFIFVNLAKRPAQTLELAMAEFNQDLKPFPFEQMVLAGRYRYAVNANWKVTMNAFQESYHGAFVHKLSVGQCISPEDPYLAVQRIKLQENGNQSVSVHLAPHELSPAEKLAFGFGATFTQGGGAAQAFPGTAQAQVRDWGFDLNIIFPYSRINVGAGWYYVDAFWPVAHDKTVYELAYYFPMPQRASEMISQEYSKIVLRDLSREDLATNEATHRSLRSGAIRQMNLSDQEIAVRHLYHTVAARCGKELAK; from the coding sequence ATGAACAGTCCCGCCAACCTCAACCCGCGGCCGTTTGCGCCACGTTATCCGCAGCTGGGCACCGGGCCGGTGCCGGTCAGCACGGCGGTCGATCCGGCGTTCTTCGAGCTGGAGCGCGAGCGCATCTTTCGCGGCATGTGGGTCAACCTGATCCTGCGCGAGGAGGATCTGCCCAAGCCCGGCGACTATTTCGTGCGCTACCTGGAAGCCCAGGGCGCCTCCATCCTGGTGGTGCGCGGCGACGACGGCAAACTGCGGGCCTTCCACAACGTCTGCACGCACCGCGGCAACCAGGTGGCGGAGGAGGGCGCCGGACACTGTAAGGGATTCCAGTGCAACTTTCACGGCTGGACCTTCGACACCCGCGGCCGGCTGGCCTTCGTCACCGACGAACAGCGCTTCCACAACCTGGACAAATCCGCGCTCGGCCTGCCGGCGGTGCATCTGGACACCTGGCGTGGCTTCATCTTCGTGAACCTGGCCAAGCGTCCGGCGCAGACGCTGGAGCTGGCCATGGCCGAGTTCAACCAGGACCTGAAACCGTTTCCGTTCGAGCAGATGGTGCTGGCCGGTCGCTATCGCTACGCCGTCAATGCCAACTGGAAGGTGACCATGAACGCCTTTCAGGAGTCCTATCACGGCGCCTTCGTGCACAAGCTGTCGGTGGGCCAGTGCATCAGCCCGGAAGACCCGTACCTGGCCGTGCAGCGCATCAAGCTGCAGGAAAACGGCAACCAGTCCGTGTCCGTCCACCTGGCGCCGCACGAGCTCAGCCCAGCCGAGAAGCTGGCCTTCGGTTTCGGCGCCACCTTCACGCAGGGTGGCGGTGCGGCGCAGGCTTTCCCCGGTACCGCGCAGGCGCAGGTGCGCGACTGGGGCTTCGACCTGAACATCATCTTTCCCTACTCGCGCATCAACGTCGGCGCCGGCTGGTATTACGTGGACGCCTTCTGGCCGGTGGCGCACGACAAGACGGTGTACGAGCTGGCCTATTACTTCCCGATGCCGCAGCGGGCCTCGGAAATGATCAGTCAGGAATACAGCAAGATCGTGCTGCGGGACCTGTCGCGCGAGGACCTGGCCACCAACGAGGCCACGCACCGCTCGCTGCGCTCGGGCGCCATCCGGCAGATGAACCTGTCCGACCAGGAAATCGCCGTGCGCCACCTGTACCACACGGTCGCCGCCCGCTGCGGCAAGGAGCTGGCGAAATGA
- a CDS encoding p-hydroxycinnamoyl CoA hydratase/lyase: protein MSTYQTVLLDIRDNAAYVTFNRPEKRNCMSPTLHAEMCKVLDEIEKARCKVIVLTGAGDAFCAGMDLEQCFLEPFDKPELMAEINTNAFGWFTRIKKISAVTIGKVNGWCFGGGMALAGVLDIVIAADESTWGLSEINFGIFPGGGTTWAYANNMPSRKKALYYALTGETFTGKRAHDLGYATKSVPLAQLDAETDRVVKMLTRLGRVVLGKTKEVYEKVLDMDFEVAIDYEMAKMWELSRETNDDWVRTALVSFKKREFKPGLQSYELKRDV from the coding sequence ATGAGCACCTATCAGACCGTCCTGCTAGACATCCGGGACAACGCGGCCTACGTCACCTTCAACCGGCCGGAAAAGCGCAACTGCATGAGCCCCACGCTGCATGCGGAAATGTGCAAGGTGCTGGACGAGATCGAAAAGGCCCGCTGCAAGGTGATCGTGCTGACCGGTGCGGGCGACGCGTTTTGCGCCGGCATGGACCTCGAACAGTGCTTCCTCGAGCCCTTCGACAAACCCGAACTGATGGCCGAGATCAACACGAACGCGTTCGGCTGGTTCACGCGCATCAAGAAAATCTCCGCCGTCACCATCGGCAAGGTCAACGGCTGGTGCTTTGGCGGCGGCATGGCCCTGGCCGGTGTGCTGGACATCGTGATCGCCGCCGACGAGTCGACCTGGGGCCTGTCCGAAATCAACTTCGGCATCTTTCCCGGCGGCGGCACCACCTGGGCCTACGCCAACAACATGCCGTCGCGCAAGAAGGCGCTGTACTACGCCCTGACCGGCGAGACCTTCACCGGCAAGCGGGCGCACGACCTGGGCTACGCCACCAAATCCGTGCCGCTGGCGCAGCTGGACGCCGAGACCGACCGCGTGGTCAAGATGCTGACGCGCCTGGGCCGCGTCGTGCTCGGCAAGACCAAGGAGGTCTACGAGAAGGTGCTGGACATGGATTTCGAGGTCGCCATCGACTACGAAATGGCCAAGATGTGGGAACTGTCCCGCGAGACCAACGACGACTGGGTGCGCACGGCGCTGGTCTCGTTCAAGAAGCGCGAGTTCAAGCCCGGCCTGCAATCCTACGAGCTCAAGCGGGACGTCTGA
- a CDS encoding UbiD family decarboxylase: MDQTTTQPTHTGLMDFRAWINELERTGHLVKIADEIDPQTEAGAIMRLANERQSPAQWFTNLKGAMPGSSLLGGPFATKERIAVAFGLPPDTPYSVLTDVFADALHGKRIKPVIVPTGSCQENVLLGDDVDLDLLPVAKLHPQDGGPYIGTLNIGVCKDFDTDWVNWGTYRGMKHDKKSTGLWLGPLNQGGQILKKYRAADKVMEYAMFFGGDPMHNIVASSSVPPGVSEVDVVGGIRGEPVKLVKCKTVDLYVPANAEIVLEGTVSPGDEKEEGPFGEYPGYVVSGTNARPVFRLTALTYRNNPILPATCLGVPVDDAVMWVLEVAASVKEALRTKGVPIIDVAVPEFSGCHAVVVSTKTPHAGIPQLISSISWADRNASYFPYVIVVDEDIDPWNLGEVFHAMCTKCNPVRDIHIHPGYINSPLTPYIAGHPLRELGAGGGNVLLDCTWPIEWKAEQRPHRLAFKNTYPEAVKDKVLANFARWGLQR, encoded by the coding sequence ATGGACCAGACCACCACCCAACCCACCCACACCGGCCTGATGGACTTTCGCGCCTGGATCAACGAGCTGGAGCGCACCGGCCACCTGGTGAAAATCGCCGACGAAATCGACCCGCAGACCGAGGCCGGCGCCATCATGCGCCTGGCCAACGAGCGCCAGTCCCCGGCGCAGTGGTTCACCAATCTGAAAGGCGCCATGCCCGGATCGAGCCTGCTGGGCGGGCCGTTCGCCACCAAGGAACGCATCGCGGTCGCCTTCGGCCTGCCGCCGGACACGCCGTATTCGGTGCTGACCGACGTGTTCGCCGATGCCCTGCACGGCAAGCGCATCAAGCCGGTGATCGTGCCGACCGGCAGCTGCCAGGAGAACGTGCTGCTCGGCGACGACGTCGATCTGGACCTGTTGCCGGTGGCCAAGCTGCATCCGCAGGACGGTGGGCCGTACATCGGTACGCTGAACATCGGCGTGTGCAAGGACTTCGACACCGACTGGGTGAACTGGGGCACCTACCGCGGCATGAAGCACGACAAGAAAAGCACCGGCCTGTGGCTGGGTCCGCTGAACCAGGGCGGGCAAATCCTCAAGAAATACCGCGCCGCGGACAAGGTGATGGAATACGCCATGTTCTTTGGCGGCGATCCGATGCACAACATCGTGGCGTCCTCCAGCGTGCCGCCCGGCGTGTCGGAAGTGGACGTGGTCGGCGGCATCCGCGGCGAGCCGGTCAAGCTGGTCAAGTGCAAGACGGTGGACCTGTACGTGCCGGCGAACGCCGAAATCGTGCTGGAAGGCACCGTCAGCCCCGGCGATGAGAAGGAAGAAGGACCGTTCGGCGAATACCCCGGTTACGTCGTTTCCGGCACCAACGCCCGGCCGGTGTTCCGCCTGACGGCGCTGACCTACCGCAACAACCCCATCCTGCCGGCCACCTGCCTTGGCGTGCCGGTGGACGACGCCGTCATGTGGGTGCTGGAAGTCGCCGCCAGCGTCAAGGAAGCCCTGCGCACCAAGGGCGTGCCGATCATCGACGTGGCGGTGCCGGAGTTCAGCGGCTGTCACGCGGTGGTGGTGTCCACCAAGACGCCGCACGCCGGCATCCCGCAATTGATTTCGAGCATCAGCTGGGCCGACCGCAACGCCAGCTACTTCCCGTACGTGATCGTGGTGGACGAGGACATCGATCCCTGGAACCTGGGCGAGGTGTTCCACGCCATGTGCACCAAGTGCAACCCGGTGCGCGACATCCACATCCACCCCGGCTACATCAACAGCCCGCTGACGCCGTACATCGCTGGCCATCCGCTGCGCGAACTGGGCGCCGGTGGCGGCAACGTGCTGCTGGACTGCACCTGGCCGATCGAGTGGAAGGCCGAGCAGCGGCCGCACCGCCTGGCCTTCAAGAACACCTATCCGGAAGCCGTGAAGGACAAGGTACTGGCCAACTTCGCGCGCTGGGGCTTGCAGCGATAG
- a CDS encoding SulP family inorganic anion transporter — MAGGGSGVQRLPCLPAIGRGSPTRRIVSRWTRWLPGLQTLSRYETAWLPHDVMAGLVLATMLVPVGIAYAVASGVPGIYGLYATIVPLLVYALFGPSRILVLGPDSSLAPVILAVVLPLSGGDPLRAVALASMMAVVSGLVCILIGVLRLGFVTELLSKPIRYGYMNGIALTVLVSQLPKLFGFSIDGAWQVLDVVLIGQAVLDGKTDWTTFAVGAGTLGTILLLKRFTAVPGLLIAVVGATVAVGVLGLDHGGGVSVLGPLPPGLPSLTLPWIRLADLSQVVIGGCAVAMVAFADTSVLSRAYAAKTHSRVDPNQEMIGLGAANLAAGLCQGFPISSSSSRTPVAEAAGAKTQLTGVVGAVAVASLLVLAPDLLRHLPHSALAAVVIASAIGLFEFRDLRRIFRIQRWEFWLSIACFVGVAVLGVIPGIGLAIIVAVIEFLWDGWRPYHAVLGRVEGIRGYHDIRRYPDARLIPGLVLFRWDAPLFFANAELFHQRVLEAIAQSPTPVRQIIVSAEPVTSVDVTAADMLAELEQALRESGIELRFAEMKDPVKDKLKRFELFERFGAENFYPTLGAAVDAYLHEHAVDWRP, encoded by the coding sequence ATGGCTGGCGGCGGATCCGGCGTGCAGCGATTACCATGCTTGCCCGCAATCGGGCGGGGTTCGCCCACAAGGAGAATCGTGAGTCGCTGGACACGCTGGCTGCCCGGACTGCAGACCCTGAGTCGTTACGAAACTGCGTGGCTGCCACACGATGTGATGGCGGGCCTGGTTTTGGCGACGATGCTGGTGCCGGTCGGGATCGCCTACGCGGTGGCCTCGGGCGTGCCGGGAATCTACGGGCTGTACGCCACGATCGTCCCGCTGCTGGTCTACGCGCTGTTCGGTCCAAGCCGCATTCTGGTGCTGGGGCCGGACTCGTCCCTCGCGCCGGTGATTCTGGCGGTCGTGTTGCCGCTGTCGGGCGGCGACCCGCTGCGCGCGGTGGCGCTGGCCAGCATGATGGCGGTGGTGTCCGGACTGGTGTGCATCCTGATCGGGGTGCTGCGCCTGGGTTTCGTCACCGAACTGCTGTCCAAGCCGATCCGCTACGGCTACATGAACGGCATCGCGCTGACGGTGCTGGTCAGCCAGCTACCCAAGCTGTTCGGCTTCTCGATCGACGGCGCCTGGCAGGTGCTCGATGTGGTGCTCATCGGTCAGGCGGTGCTGGACGGCAAAACCGACTGGACCACGTTCGCGGTGGGCGCCGGCACGCTCGGGACGATCCTGCTGCTGAAGCGATTCACGGCGGTTCCGGGGCTCCTGATCGCGGTCGTGGGCGCGACCGTCGCGGTCGGTGTGCTGGGTCTGGACCACGGCGGCGGCGTGAGCGTGCTCGGCCCACTGCCGCCGGGCCTGCCATCCTTGACCCTGCCGTGGATTCGCCTTGCCGACCTGAGTCAGGTTGTGATCGGTGGCTGCGCGGTTGCCATGGTGGCGTTCGCCGACACCAGCGTCCTGTCGCGGGCCTATGCCGCAAAGACCCACTCCAGGGTGGATCCGAACCAGGAGATGATCGGCCTGGGCGCCGCCAACCTGGCCGCCGGACTGTGCCAGGGATTCCCGATCAGCAGCAGTTCCTCGCGTACCCCGGTCGCCGAGGCCGCGGGCGCAAAGACCCAGCTCACCGGCGTAGTGGGCGCCGTGGCCGTCGCGTCGCTGCTGGTGCTGGCGCCGGACCTGCTGCGCCACCTGCCCCACAGCGCACTGGCAGCGGTGGTGATCGCCTCGGCCATCGGCCTGTTCGAATTTCGGGACCTGCGCCGCATCTTTCGCATCCAGCGCTGGGAGTTCTGGCTGTCGATCGCCTGCTTCGTCGGCGTCGCCGTGCTGGGGGTGATTCCGGGCATCGGCTTGGCGATCATCGTCGCGGTGATCGAGTTTCTGTGGGACGGCTGGCGGCCCTATCACGCGGTGTTGGGCCGGGTCGAGGGCATCCGCGGCTACCACGACATCAGGCGCTACCCGGACGCGCGGCTGATCCCCGGCCTGGTGCTGTTCCGCTGGGATGCACCGCTGTTCTTCGCAAACGCCGAGTTGTTCCACCAGCGGGTTCTGGAGGCGATTGCGCAATCGCCAACCCCGGTGCGCCAGATCATCGTGTCCGCCGAGCCGGTCACCAGCGTCGACGTGACGGCCGCGGACATGCTTGCCGAACTCGAACAGGCATTGCGCGAGTCGGGCATCGAACTGCGTTTCGCCGAAATGAAGGACCCGGTCAAGGACAAGCTGAAGCGCTTCGAGCTGTTCGAGCGCTTCGGTGCCGAGAACTTCTACCCCACGCTGGGCGCCGCGGTCGACGCGTATCTGCACGAGCACGCGGTGGACTGGAGACCCTGA
- a CDS encoding IS30 family transposase, which produces MEKKRSYTQLRPEDRVVMAGMTRLGASVRAMARTLERSPSTISRELARNHSPDAGYTSEAAHGLRTARRVAARPPRKLSAHSVSWGIVRTLLDWKWSPQQIAATLKRVYPNEAQRHVSHETIYTAIYAQPRGELRRQLIACLRHGRSTRLPRTRGADRRGRIPAMVSIHVRPPEVNDRVMPGHWEGDFIKGAGNQSSVGVLVERTSRLVLLAKMSDATAASALAGFSAKLNSIAAPLRQSLTYDQGKEMARHAELAAQTGVKVYFCDPHSPWQRGTCENTNGLLRQYLPKGTDLSIHTQAELDAIADSLKTRPRAIHDWQTPLQVFAQTLANAHQPSPSLH; this is translated from the coding sequence ATGGAAAAAAAACGTTCGTATACGCAACTGCGGCCTGAGGATCGGGTCGTCATGGCCGGCATGACACGGCTGGGGGCCAGTGTGCGGGCCATGGCCCGCACACTGGAGCGCTCGCCCTCCACGATCAGCCGCGAGTTGGCCCGCAACCACTCGCCCGACGCGGGCTACACCAGTGAAGCCGCCCACGGGCTGCGCACCGCACGGCGGGTCGCCGCCCGGCCACCGCGCAAGCTCAGTGCGCACTCCGTGTCCTGGGGCATCGTGCGCACCTTACTGGACTGGAAATGGTCCCCGCAGCAGATTGCCGCTACCCTCAAACGCGTCTACCCCAACGAGGCGCAACGCCACGTGTCCCACGAAACGATCTACACCGCGATCTACGCCCAGCCGCGTGGCGAACTGCGCCGCCAGCTGATCGCCTGCCTGCGCCACGGTCGCAGCACGCGCCTGCCGCGCACGCGCGGCGCCGATCGGCGCGGCCGGATTCCTGCGATGGTCAGCATTCACGTGCGTCCGCCCGAGGTCAACGACCGGGTGATGCCCGGCCACTGGGAGGGCGACTTCATCAAGGGCGCGGGCAACCAATCTTCGGTGGGCGTCTTGGTCGAGCGCACCAGCCGCTTGGTGCTGTTGGCCAAGATGAGTGATGCTACGGCGGCCTCGGCACTGGCAGGCTTTTCTGCCAAGCTGAATTCGATCGCCGCACCGCTGCGCCAGAGCCTTACCTATGACCAGGGCAAGGAGATGGCCAGACACGCCGAGCTGGCCGCGCAGACGGGCGTGAAGGTCTACTTCTGCGACCCCCACAGCCCGTGGCAGCGCGGCACCTGCGAGAACACCAACGGGCTGCTGCGCCAATACTTGCCCAAGGGCACTGACCTGTCGATCCACACGCAAGCCGAACTCGATGCCATCGCCGACAGCCTCAAGACCCGACCCCGGGCGATTCACGACTGGCAAACGCCGCTGCAGGTCTTCGCGCAGACCCTGGCCAATGCTCATCAACCTTCACCCAGCCTTCATTGA
- a CDS encoding ATP-dependent nuclease — protein sequence MSSISKGDLVFQPSLADFSAQRADKALTVLAGANNSGKSLVLKWLKQTLGRVAYMVGTNRFYHVYHFSTGIRDPNQVDQFENQFNSQFHQEQYNYEQNFLDLNGIIVGLSNKQRSALFDLCSQLIGSTFSLKKVDEENELSNRYIDMDGQNLSVGSTGTRLLMTILGICMDDRYSSILIDEPELGLGPKVQQALSSFLQDTAERKKCFPHLNRVFLATHSHLFLSRDDISNNFIISKNGKNICLTQVNSISDFHRLQFNLLGNSLESMFFPSVIVVVEGKTDHEYIERVLQLKFPGRRITVIPSGGDVKRKVAGLREAFGDLMKSPFRSRLFVVLDKVHQPGLVAELQEMGVPTDNVVRWEKNGIEYVYPSSLLVSVFSCGESLLQALSISGDVITLNGISKTKNALKDEILKGLDSSTPLPSELEIKLLAKVTVAIE from the coding sequence ATGAGTTCAATCTCTAAAGGCGATCTTGTCTTTCAACCTAGTTTGGCGGATTTCTCGGCGCAGCGAGCAGACAAAGCGCTCACAGTCCTTGCGGGAGCCAACAATTCCGGCAAAAGCCTTGTACTCAAGTGGTTGAAGCAAACTCTTGGTCGCGTCGCCTATATGGTTGGGACAAATCGCTTCTATCACGTCTATCACTTCAGCACGGGCATCCGCGATCCGAATCAGGTGGATCAGTTTGAAAACCAGTTCAACAGCCAGTTCCATCAAGAGCAATACAACTACGAGCAGAACTTTCTCGATCTCAACGGCATAATCGTCGGGCTTAGTAACAAACAGCGCTCAGCGCTGTTTGATCTTTGCAGTCAGCTCATCGGATCAACGTTCTCGCTAAAAAAGGTGGATGAAGAAAATGAGTTGAGTAATCGCTACATCGATATGGATGGCCAAAATCTGAGTGTTGGAAGTACTGGCACTCGTCTCTTGATGACTATCCTGGGTATTTGCATGGATGATAGGTACAGCTCAATCCTGATCGACGAACCTGAGTTAGGGCTTGGGCCAAAAGTACAGCAAGCGCTTTCCTCGTTTCTACAGGACACCGCGGAACGAAAGAAGTGTTTTCCTCATCTCAATCGGGTGTTTCTCGCTACGCATTCCCACCTGTTTCTTAGCAGAGATGACATCTCCAACAACTTCATCATTTCAAAGAACGGGAAGAACATATGCCTGACTCAGGTAAATTCAATCTCTGACTTCCACCGTCTCCAGTTCAACTTGCTTGGCAACTCTCTTGAGTCAATGTTCTTTCCCTCGGTGATCGTCGTAGTCGAAGGCAAAACCGATCATGAATACATTGAGCGAGTCCTTCAACTAAAGTTTCCGGGCCGCCGAATTACAGTAATTCCATCTGGGGGAGACGTTAAGAGGAAAGTGGCCGGACTTCGTGAGGCATTTGGCGACCTGATGAAGAGCCCGTTCCGTAGCCGACTATTTGTTGTTCTTGATAAGGTTCATCAACCCGGACTGGTTGCAGAATTACAGGAAATGGGCGTGCCAACGGACAATGTCGTTCGCTGGGAAAAAAACGGCATCGAATATGTTTACCCGAGTTCGCTCTTAGTGAGTGTCTTTTCGTGTGGAGAATCGCTATTGCAGGCGCTGTCGATTAGTGGTGACGTCATCACGTTGAACGGTATTTCAAAGACAAAAAATGCACTGAAGGACGAGATACTCAAGGGGCTTGACTCAAGTACTCCATTGCCGAGCGAATTGGAGATAAAACTGCTCGCGAAAGTTACGGTGGCCATTGAATAA
- a CDS encoding IS481 family transposase, producing MLIALHKQARTTPHVRAQIAASDEPVAVLARRFGVTEPTIYKWKRRPDVYDRPHTAHRLQTTLTPGQEAIVVYLRRALLLPLDDLLAVTREFLCPDVSRSGLDRCLRRHGVGNLRALRPAPDKAVSKTFKTYVPGFVHVDVKYLPQMADEDRRRFLFVAIDRATRWVYVALKADKSARSARAFLSALATACPVRITRLLTDNGTEFTDRLFGSRARAPTGTHEFDRLCQELGIEHRLTPPRHPQTNGMVERFNGRIADLLRTHHFRSSEDLEQTLHRYVTLYNHHLPQKALNAQTPAQALQHWYASKPELFHRRPNNRPGRDTYTQTKTVWLSTAREQPDPFVMR from the coding sequence ATGCTGATTGCACTGCACAAACAAGCCCGCACCACGCCCCACGTGCGGGCGCAGATCGCGGCCAGTGATGAGCCGGTGGCGGTGCTGGCCCGCCGCTTTGGCGTCACCGAGCCGACGATCTACAAATGGAAGCGGCGCCCGGATGTCTACGACCGGCCGCACACCGCGCACCGCCTGCAAACGACGTTGACCCCCGGCCAGGAGGCGATCGTGGTCTACCTGCGCCGGGCCCTGCTGCTGCCGCTGGACGACCTGCTGGCGGTGACGCGCGAGTTCCTGTGTCCGGACGTGTCCCGCTCCGGGCTGGACCGCTGCCTGCGCCGCCACGGCGTGGGCAACCTGCGCGCCCTGCGCCCGGCGCCGGACAAAGCGGTCAGCAAGACCTTCAAGACCTACGTGCCCGGCTTTGTGCACGTCGACGTGAAGTACCTGCCGCAGATGGCCGACGAGGACCGGCGCCGGTTCCTGTTCGTGGCCATCGATCGGGCCACCCGCTGGGTTTACGTGGCCCTGAAAGCCGACAAGAGCGCGCGCTCGGCGCGCGCCTTCCTCAGTGCCCTGGCCACGGCCTGCCCGGTGCGCATCACGCGCCTGCTCACCGACAACGGCACCGAGTTCACGGACCGGCTGTTCGGGAGCCGGGCGCGGGCCCCGACCGGGACGCATGAGTTCGATCGCCTGTGCCAGGAACTGGGCATCGAGCACCGTCTGACGCCCCCGCGCCACCCGCAGACCAATGGCATGGTCGAGCGCTTCAACGGGCGCATCGCGGACCTGCTGCGCACGCACCACTTCAGGTCCAGCGAGGACCTGGAGCAGACCCTGCACCGCTATGTCACGCTCTACAACCACCACTTGCCGCAGAAGGCACTGAACGCCCAGACTCCGGCTCAAGCGCTTCAGCACTGGTACGCTTCAAAACCGGAGCTGTTTCATCGAAGGCCAAATAATCGGCCGGGACGTGACACCTACACTCAGACCAAGACCGTGTGGCTCAGCACGGCGCGCGAACAGCCGGATCCGTTTGTCATGCGGTGA